Proteins from a single region of Weeksella virosa DSM 16922:
- the tsf gene encoding translation elongation factor Ts — MSYKATASEVSKLRNATGAGMMDSKKALEEAGGDFDKAVEILRKKGQKVAANRADRESTEGAVIAKVNAAHNKGVIIALNCETDFVAKNEDFVKLANELAELALDYNTKEELLKAPYAGITVEEKLTEQTGVIGEKIEIGNFQTIEGSSLNAYIHAGNRIAAVVALSGEYDGAKEVAYDVAMQVAAMNPVALDETQVAQSIIDTELNIAREQLKAEGKPENMIENIAKGKLQKFFKENTLVHQASIKDGKVAVQDVVKAVNPDLKVTGFIRYSI; from the coding sequence ATGAGCTATAAAGCAACAGCCTCTGAGGTAAGTAAATTAAGAAATGCGACAGGAGCAGGAATGATGGACTCTAAAAAAGCTTTGGAAGAAGCTGGTGGAGATTTTGACAAAGCTGTAGAAATTCTACGTAAAAAAGGTCAGAAAGTTGCTGCAAACAGAGCAGACCGCGAATCTACAGAAGGTGCAGTAATCGCTAAAGTTAACGCAGCACACAACAAAGGGGTAATTATTGCACTAAACTGTGAAACTGACTTCGTTGCGAAAAACGAAGACTTCGTAAAATTAGCTAATGAATTAGCAGAATTAGCTTTAGATTACAACACAAAAGAAGAATTGTTAAAAGCACCTTATGCAGGCATCACTGTAGAAGAGAAATTAACAGAACAAACTGGAGTAATCGGTGAGAAAATCGAAATCGGAAACTTCCAAACAATCGAAGGATCATCTCTTAACGCTTATATCCATGCAGGTAATCGTATCGCAGCAGTAGTAGCTCTTTCTGGCGAATACGATGGTGCGAAAGAAGTTGCCTATGATGTTGCAATGCAAGTTGCTGCAATGAATCCAGTAGCATTGGATGAAACCCAAGTTGCTCAATCGATTATAGATACTGAATTGAATATCGCTCGAGAACAATTAAAAGCAGAAGGGAAACCAGAAAACATGATCGAAAATATTGCAAAAGGGAAACTACAAAAATTCTTCAAAGAAAACACATTGGTTCATCAAGCATCAATCAAAGATGGGAAAGTAGCAGTACAAGATGTTGTAAAAGCAGTTAACCCAGACCTGAAAGTAACAGGATTTATCCGTTACTCAATCTAA
- a CDS encoding ABC transporter ATP-binding protein, whose product MSDKLDSSSFDFQGLKRVISIGLQSKCLFLSVVAIAVLSSAVSIYRPYLTGVAIDQYIVNYDAVGLQKHLMLIGGTLLLEGFLQFFLIYLANVVAQKVIRYLRVKLYNHLLTFRLGYFDRTPNGVLVTRSVSDIETIAEVFNDGILVILGDFLRIIFIVGMMYYMNWTLATVVILILPLMMIITRLFQKALKNVYHAERTYTANLNSFVQERLTGMNIIQLFNREKREYKKFVSINNQLKGTYLKTVFYFSLLFPVVDIVSATAIGSMIWFGGLRTAIHGDVTVGDIIAFISFTTMLTQPMRQIAERFNSIQRGLVGAARVFKILDSDESLPNKGTIQLDHIDGKIEFRNVKFSYVPNNPVIKGISFTTQPGETIAIVGSTGAGKSTIINLLSRFYDIDSGEIFIDNHNIYDLDIHNLRQHVAVVLQDVFLFNSTIYDNIVLGNKEITLEEVEQAAKIIGIHQFITKLPKGYFTEVSERGSTLSVGQRQLISFLRAYIYNPEVLVLDEATSSIDTASEKMIQKATEKLTENRTSIIIAHRLATIKNADKILVMDNGMIVESGTHEELLAQHGFYHQLYEVQFIDEEN is encoded by the coding sequence ATGAGCGACAAACTAGACAGTTCATCTTTCGATTTCCAAGGTCTAAAGCGTGTTATCAGTATCGGCCTACAATCTAAATGTTTATTCTTATCGGTTGTTGCCATTGCGGTTCTTAGCTCTGCGGTTTCTATATACCGCCCATATCTCACTGGTGTCGCAATTGACCAATACATAGTGAATTATGATGCAGTTGGGCTACAAAAACATCTTATGCTAATTGGTGGTACTCTTTTATTAGAAGGCTTTCTGCAGTTTTTTTTGATTTATTTGGCCAATGTTGTTGCCCAAAAAGTAATTCGCTACTTACGGGTAAAATTATACAATCATTTACTGACCTTCAGGCTTGGTTATTTCGATCGAACACCGAACGGAGTTTTGGTAACGCGCTCGGTATCGGACATAGAAACAATTGCCGAAGTTTTCAATGATGGAATCCTCGTCATATTAGGAGATTTTTTACGAATTATCTTCATTGTTGGTATGATGTACTATATGAATTGGACATTGGCAACCGTCGTGATACTCATCCTCCCTTTAATGATGATTATTACACGTCTATTTCAGAAAGCCCTGAAAAACGTATACCATGCTGAAAGAACTTATACGGCAAATCTCAATTCTTTTGTACAAGAAAGATTAACCGGGATGAATATCATTCAACTATTCAACCGTGAAAAGCGTGAGTATAAAAAATTTGTAAGCATAAACAATCAATTAAAGGGTACTTACCTGAAAACAGTTTTCTATTTCTCTCTTCTTTTTCCTGTGGTCGATATTGTTTCGGCAACGGCTATCGGGTCGATGATTTGGTTTGGAGGATTACGAACCGCAATTCATGGAGATGTTACGGTTGGCGATATTATTGCATTTATATCCTTCACAACGATGTTAACGCAACCGATGAGACAAATCGCAGAACGCTTCAATTCTATTCAGCGAGGGCTGGTAGGAGCTGCTCGGGTTTTCAAAATTTTAGATTCAGATGAAAGCTTGCCGAACAAAGGAACTATACAGCTCGATCATATCGACGGGAAAATAGAATTCCGTAATGTTAAGTTTTCTTATGTGCCGAACAATCCAGTAATAAAAGGTATTTCTTTTACGACACAGCCAGGTGAAACTATTGCAATTGTTGGATCAACTGGTGCTGGAAAATCAACAATTATCAACTTATTAAGCCGTTTCTATGATATAGATTCTGGAGAGATTTTTATCGATAATCATAATATTTACGATTTAGATATCCATAACTTACGTCAACATGTAGCTGTTGTTTTGCAAGATGTCTTCCTTTTCAATTCTACTATATACGACAATATCGTATTGGGTAATAAAGAAATCACCTTAGAAGAAGTAGAACAAGCCGCTAAAATAATTGGTATTCATCAGTTCATTACCAAATTACCCAAAGGTTATTTTACAGAAGTAAGCGAGCGTGGAAGTACACTTTCTGTTGGGCAACGACAGTTGATTTCTTTTTTACGTGCATATATATATAACCCAGAGGTTTTAGTTTTGGATGAAGCAACCTCTTCGATAGATACCGCCTCTGAAAAGATGATCCAAAAAGCCACTGAGAAACTCACAGAAAATAGAACATCGATAATAATTGCACATCGATTAGCGACCATAAAAAATGCAGATAAAATTCTAGTAATGGATAATGGAATGATTGTTGAGAGTGGTACTCACGAAGAATTACTAGCACAGCATGGTTTTTATCATCAATTGTATGAAGTTCAATTTATTGATGAAGAAAATTAA
- a CDS encoding hydrogen peroxide-inducible genes activator, which yields MTLVQLQYVLAVAEYKNFTVAADKSFVTQPTLSMQIQKLEKELNVEIFDRTSHPIKITQIGEKIVQQAKTILMEANRMKHLVNEEKGLLEGDFVIGVIPTILPTLVPLFYKTFEKKHPKSNLIIKEFKTEKIIKGIKDGSLDFGIVVSPLHEDQIIEKTLYYEPLVAYIPEGHRLTSQEKIVETDLESADLLILQEGHCFRDNVLSLCEASKIKQRPVKLESGSFDALIKLANEGYGMTLLPALVAEELPKKLRKNLRQFENPIPTREVSLIYHQSQLRDSFEEELIKTIQSILRGKIFLEQTNESHATVSLPK from the coding sequence ATGACATTAGTGCAATTACAATATGTATTGGCAGTGGCAGAGTATAAAAACTTTACTGTAGCAGCTGACAAATCATTTGTTACTCAACCAACTCTTAGCATGCAAATTCAGAAACTAGAGAAAGAGCTCAATGTAGAGATTTTCGATCGCACTTCCCATCCGATAAAAATCACCCAAATTGGTGAGAAAATAGTACAACAAGCCAAAACAATCTTGATGGAAGCTAATCGTATGAAGCATTTGGTGAATGAAGAAAAAGGTCTGTTAGAAGGTGATTTTGTGATTGGTGTAATACCAACAATATTGCCTACCTTGGTTCCGTTGTTCTATAAAACTTTTGAGAAAAAACATCCAAAATCGAATTTGATAATCAAAGAATTCAAAACCGAAAAAATCATCAAAGGAATCAAAGACGGTTCATTGGATTTTGGGATTGTCGTTTCGCCTTTACACGAAGATCAAATTATCGAAAAAACTTTATATTACGAGCCATTGGTTGCGTATATCCCTGAAGGACATCGTTTGACAAGCCAGGAAAAAATAGTAGAAACCGATTTAGAATCTGCAGATTTGCTCATCTTGCAAGAAGGGCACTGTTTCCGTGATAATGTTTTATCTTTATGCGAAGCCTCTAAAATAAAGCAACGTCCCGTTAAACTAGAAAGTGGTAGTTTTGACGCATTGATAAAATTAGCAAACGAAGGATATGGAATGACGCTTTTACCTGCTTTGGTGGCAGAAGAATTACCGAAAAAATTGCGAAAAAATTTACGTCAATTCGAAAATCCAATTCCAACGAGAGAAGTAAGTTTGATTTACCACCAATCTCAATTGAGGGATTCTTTTGAAGAGGAGTTGATAAAAACAATTCAGAGTATTTTGCGTGGAAAAATATTTTTAGAACAAACCAACGAAAGTCATGCTACTGTAAGTTTGCCAAAGTAA
- the rpsI gene encoding 30S ribosomal protein S9 produces the protein MAIVHKIGRRKKSVARVYLQEGTGEIYINGRTLEDYFGTDVLRYKVEQPFLITGTKDKYNVDVKVFGGGTTGQAEAIRLAISRALCEIDSEFRLELKPEGLLTRDPRMVERKKYGQKKARKKFQFSKR, from the coding sequence ATGGCAATAGTTCATAAAATAGGACGTAGAAAAAAATCTGTAGCCCGTGTTTATTTGCAAGAAGGGACAGGAGAGATTTATATCAACGGACGTACTTTAGAAGATTATTTTGGTACAGATGTTTTACGTTACAAAGTAGAGCAACCATTTCTAATCACAGGTACAAAAGACAAATATAACGTAGATGTTAAAGTATTTGGAGGTGGTACCACTGGACAAGCAGAGGCAATTCGTTTGGCAATTTCACGTGCATTATGTGAGATAGACTCAGAATTTCGTTTAGAGTTGAAGCCAGAAGGGTTATTAACTCGCGATCCACGTATGGTAGAGCGTAAAAAATACGGACAGAAGAAAGCTCGTAAGAAATTCCAATTCTCTAAACGTTAA
- the fabG gene encoding 3-oxoacyl-ACP reductase FabG has translation MKKTVLVTGGSRGIGRAICVQLAQDLDFHVLINYHSNKDAAMSVAKEIEALGKTAEILPFDVSSRAAVQEALTNWKVSHPEYRVEAIVNNAGITKDGLFMWMDEKDWHSVISTSLDGFYHVTQFFIQDMLRQRFGRIVNIVSVSGLKGNPGQTNYAAAKGGVIAATKSLAQEVGKRNITVNAVAPGYIESDMTAEMNQTELKKHIPLNRFGQAKEVADLVSFLVSEKAAYITGEVININGGLYT, from the coding sequence ATGAAAAAAACAGTTTTAGTAACGGGAGGATCGCGCGGAATAGGTCGTGCAATTTGCGTACAGTTGGCTCAAGATTTAGATTTTCATGTGCTTATTAATTATCATTCTAATAAAGACGCAGCCATGTCTGTTGCAAAGGAAATAGAAGCGTTGGGGAAAACAGCAGAAATTCTACCGTTCGATGTAAGCAGTCGAGCAGCCGTGCAAGAGGCATTAACAAACTGGAAAGTCTCTCACCCAGAATATAGAGTAGAGGCAATAGTAAATAATGCCGGAATTACAAAAGATGGCCTTTTTATGTGGATGGATGAAAAAGATTGGCATTCGGTAATTTCAACAAGTTTAGATGGTTTTTATCATGTCACTCAATTTTTTATACAAGATATGCTCCGTCAACGTTTTGGTAGAATAGTAAATATTGTGTCGGTTTCCGGACTCAAAGGAAATCCTGGTCAGACAAATTATGCTGCAGCAAAAGGAGGGGTAATAGCTGCCACAAAATCTTTGGCACAAGAAGTTGGAAAAAGAAATATTACAGTCAATGCAGTAGCACCTGGATATATCGAAAGTGATATGACTGCCGAAATGAACCAAACAGAACTGAAAAAGCATATTCCACTCAACCGGTTTGGGCAAGCCAAAGAAGTGGCCGATTTAGTTAGTTTTTTGGTATCGGAAAAAGCTGCCTATATCACCGGAGAGGTAATCAATATAAATGGTGGATTATATACATAA
- a CDS encoding NAD(P)/FAD-dependent oxidoreductase, producing MKQEEVDVVIIGAGPAGSIAAAYLHKGNISVKVVEKMKFPRLVVGESLLPRSMDRFDEAGLLEPLKKYNFQVKSGARFVRDELICEFDFSKKFGTGWDWTWQIPRADFDKAITDELQRKGVNIAFETEVIAVEPNKGNCLTIIKNKDNTESIIRSKYIIDASGYGRVLPRLLNLHDDSTLSPHSAIFSHTYEKNRPIGREGTQITFDVIEREVWLWVIPFSNGNTSIGLVGKTAYVEDLIKHSENLEGALKTGIQRSPFYRNRFSEVDFLFEPKILKNYSTSVKKMFGDGYILTGNSTEFLDPIFSSGVCFATESGALAAELIYKELNGEAVNWAVEYEEYMKFGIDVFSTYVREWYTGNLQTLFFFRPENLDVKEKICSVLAGYVWNKENPFVKKHQSVIRNMAYLIEMNQ from the coding sequence ATGAAACAAGAAGAGGTGGATGTAGTAATAATTGGTGCCGGCCCTGCAGGAAGCATTGCTGCGGCCTATTTACACAAAGGAAACATCTCGGTAAAAGTTGTTGAAAAAATGAAATTTCCACGTTTAGTTGTCGGCGAAAGCTTATTGCCTCGATCGATGGATCGTTTCGATGAAGCCGGACTTCTAGAACCCCTAAAAAAATATAACTTTCAGGTGAAAAGTGGTGCTCGATTTGTGAGAGATGAGTTGATTTGTGAGTTTGATTTTAGTAAAAAATTTGGTACGGGGTGGGATTGGACATGGCAAATACCGCGTGCTGATTTTGATAAAGCTATTACCGATGAATTACAAAGAAAAGGAGTTAACATTGCGTTCGAGACGGAAGTTATAGCCGTCGAACCTAACAAAGGAAATTGCCTAACGATAATAAAAAACAAAGACAATACAGAGTCTATCATTCGATCTAAATATATCATAGATGCAAGTGGTTATGGGAGAGTTTTACCTCGACTGCTAAATCTACATGATGATTCTACACTGAGTCCGCATTCGGCAATTTTTTCGCATACTTACGAAAAAAATAGACCAATCGGGAGAGAAGGCACTCAAATTACGTTTGACGTAATCGAGCGTGAGGTTTGGTTATGGGTGATACCGTTTTCCAATGGTAATACGAGTATAGGTCTGGTAGGAAAAACTGCTTATGTAGAGGATTTAATCAAGCATAGCGAGAATCTTGAGGGAGCTTTAAAAACCGGAATTCAACGTTCACCCTTTTATCGAAATCGTTTTTCTGAGGTAGATTTTCTGTTCGAACCAAAAATATTAAAAAACTACTCTACTTCTGTCAAAAAAATGTTTGGCGATGGCTATATTCTCACCGGTAATAGTACCGAATTTTTAGATCCAATTTTTTCTTCAGGCGTATGTTTTGCTACAGAGTCTGGTGCATTAGCAGCAGAGTTAATCTACAAAGAACTCAATGGAGAAGCTGTAAATTGGGCAGTAGAATATGAAGAATACATGAAATTCGGGATCGATGTTTTTTCTACCTACGTGCGAGAATGGTACACAGGAAATCTACAAACTCTTTTCTTTTTCCGGCCAGAAAACTTAGATGTCAAGGAGAAAATTTGTTCAGTTTTGGCAGGATATGTCTGGAACAAAGAAAATCCATTTGTTAAAAAACATCAGTCTGTTATTAGAAACATGGCTTATCTTATCGAAATGAATCAGTAG
- a CDS encoding metallophosphoesterase family protein: MKKILLLSDTHSYIDDRILAYASQVDEVWHAGDIGQENVINQLEQKAFVRAVYGNIDDQLIRQSWPENQLFTLEGVTVLMTHIGGYPNKYTARVKKMLTDHRPDLYICGHSHILKVMYDKKLRLLHMNPGAAGKHGFQRVRTMLRFDLRDSKIENLEVIEFDS; the protein is encoded by the coding sequence TTGAAAAAGATTCTCCTACTATCCGATACTCATTCTTATATCGATGACCGAATTCTTGCTTATGCTTCGCAGGTTGATGAGGTGTGGCATGCAGGAGATATAGGGCAAGAAAATGTTATTAATCAATTAGAACAAAAAGCCTTTGTGCGAGCTGTATACGGGAATATCGATGATCAGTTGATTAGACAATCTTGGCCCGAAAATCAACTTTTTACCTTAGAAGGTGTTACAGTTTTGATGACACACATTGGCGGATATCCTAATAAGTACACGGCAAGAGTAAAAAAAATGCTGACTGATCATCGACCAGATCTCTATATTTGTGGACATTCTCATATACTGAAAGTAATGTATGATAAGAAGTTGCGCTTGTTGCATATGAATCCAGGTGCTGCTGGTAAACATGGTTTCCAACGAGTGAGAACGATGTTGCGGTTTGATTTGAGGGACTCTAAAATAGAAAATTTAGAAGTCATAGAATTCGATTCGTAA
- a CDS encoding HAL/PAL/TAL family ammonia-lyase, translating into MNLAELKSIVFGKKQVDIEPTVQHKIQESFRFLENFIHDKVIYGVNTGFGPMAQYRIGEKDRKQLQYNLIRSHATGVGQPLSLEMVRAAVLARFNTLSLGYSGVHPSVLDLMKTMLNRSIYPVIFSHGGVGASGDLVQLAHLALAMIGEGEVWYKGERHPTEIVFREEKIEPLKIYIREGLSIMNGTSVMAGIGLVNIYYAEKLMRLSCVASSMINELVCSYDDHFSVELNAAKLHKGQRYIAKQMRNFLQDSSLIRSRKEYLYKAAKEEIFKEKVQEYYSLRCVPQILGPVQEMIWSAEQTIEKEINSASDNPIVDLASKQVYHGGNFHGDYIAFEMDKLKLGITKLCMLAERQLNYLLNSKINELLPPFVNSGKLGFNFGMQGAQFTATSTTAENQTLSTSMYIHSIPNNNDNQDVVSMGANAALLCNQVIENSFEVLSVHFMTIVQAIEVRGCLEQINPNSKKIFDSIRKIFPATQQDVVLYPYIKEVKDFLKSNNF; encoded by the coding sequence ATGAATTTAGCAGAATTAAAATCGATTGTTTTTGGTAAAAAACAGGTTGACATAGAACCAACTGTTCAGCATAAAATACAAGAAAGTTTTCGATTTTTAGAGAATTTTATTCACGACAAAGTAATTTATGGTGTGAACACAGGTTTCGGTCCGATGGCGCAATATCGTATAGGCGAAAAAGATCGTAAACAACTGCAATACAATCTTATTCGGAGTCATGCAACCGGAGTTGGACAACCCTTGTCGCTAGAAATGGTGCGGGCAGCAGTTTTAGCAAGATTCAATACCTTATCTTTGGGTTATTCGGGTGTGCATCCATCTGTTTTAGATTTAATGAAAACGATGCTGAACCGCTCGATTTATCCTGTTATTTTCTCGCACGGAGGAGTAGGAGCTAGCGGTGATTTGGTTCAATTAGCACATCTAGCTTTGGCAATGATTGGTGAAGGAGAAGTTTGGTACAAAGGTGAACGTCATCCTACCGAAATTGTTTTTCGTGAAGAAAAAATCGAACCCTTGAAGATTTATATTCGCGAGGGATTGAGTATTATGAACGGGACTTCGGTAATGGCAGGAATCGGTTTGGTAAACATATATTACGCTGAAAAATTAATGCGTTTAAGTTGTGTTGCCTCTAGTATGATCAATGAATTGGTTTGCAGTTATGATGATCATTTTTCTGTAGAATTGAATGCGGCAAAACTCCACAAAGGACAGCGTTATATTGCTAAACAAATGAGAAATTTCTTACAAGATAGTTCTCTAATACGTTCACGAAAAGAGTATTTATACAAAGCAGCAAAAGAAGAAATTTTTAAAGAGAAAGTACAAGAATATTATTCGTTGCGTTGTGTTCCTCAAATTCTCGGTCCCGTACAAGAAATGATTTGGAGTGCAGAACAAACCATCGAAAAAGAAATCAACTCGGCAAGTGATAATCCCATTGTAGATTTAGCAAGTAAGCAGGTGTATCACGGAGGTAATTTCCATGGCGATTATATTGCATTTGAGATGGATAAATTGAAGTTGGGGATTACAAAATTATGTATGCTCGCAGAACGTCAGTTAAACTATCTACTCAACTCTAAAATCAATGAACTACTTCCACCATTTGTTAATTCTGGTAAGTTAGGTTTCAATTTTGGAATGCAAGGAGCGCAATTTACAGCAACCTCTACAACAGCCGAAAATCAGACCTTATCAACATCAATGTATATACATTCGATTCCTAACAATAACGATAATCAAGATGTTGTGAGTATGGGTGCAAATGCAGCTTTGTTGTGTAATCAAGTAATAGAGAATAGTTTCGAGGTTCTCTCTGTGCATTTCATGACCATTGTACAAGCAATCGAAGTTCGAGGATGTTTAGAACAAATCAATCCAAATTCGAAAAAAATATTCGATTCGATTCGGAAAATATTTCCAGCAACCCAACAAGATGTTGTGCTATATCCTTATATTAAGGAAGTGAAAGATTTTTTAAAATCGAACAATTTCTAA
- the rplM gene encoding 50S ribosomal protein L13 → MDTLSYKTTSANKETAQKEWVVVDASGHNLGRLSSGIAKLLRGKHKTNFTPHADCGDYVIVLNADKVELSGNKWEDKLYIRHTGYPGGQRSLTATELFNKDPKRLIDKSVKGMLPKNKLGAALLKNLHIFVGEEHTHQAQKPKKIDINQYL, encoded by the coding sequence GTGGACACGTTAAGTTACAAAACTACATCAGCCAACAAAGAGACTGCCCAAAAAGAATGGGTAGTGGTGGACGCTTCTGGCCATAATTTAGGTCGCCTGTCATCAGGAATAGCGAAGCTCCTAAGAGGGAAACACAAAACCAATTTTACCCCACATGCAGACTGTGGAGATTACGTTATTGTGTTGAATGCAGACAAAGTTGAATTGTCTGGAAATAAATGGGAGGATAAATTATATATCCGTCACACAGGTTATCCAGGAGGGCAAAGATCATTAACTGCAACAGAGTTGTTTAATAAGGATCCTAAACGTCTTATCGATAAATCTGTAAAAGGAATGTTGCCGAAAAATAAACTAGGTGCAGCATTATTGAAAAATTTGCACATTTTCGTGGGAGAAGAGCATACACATCAAGCTCAAAAGCCAAAGAAAATTGATATTAACCAATACTTATAA
- the truA gene encoding tRNA pseudouridine(38-40) synthase TruA has protein sequence MRYFLELAYNGQNYFGWQRQPKQLSVQEKIEFCLSTLLREEINIVGAGRTDTGVHAKKMYAHFDFDGSLTDDFIRRLNSFLPEDISVTSIHCVAPEAHARFDAVKRTYHYHIYTQKNPFTTTTSWQIRKPLDIEKMNEAAKYLIKKADFGSFAKLHTDVKTNICTVYRAEWIQIEKDFFCFEITADRFLRNMVRAIVGTLVEVGLGKITPSDFNNIIDKKDRKFAAASAPPQGLFLVEVLYPENLFIL, from the coding sequence TTGCGATACTTCTTAGAATTAGCTTACAACGGACAAAACTATTTTGGATGGCAACGACAGCCAAAACAACTATCTGTACAAGAAAAAATTGAGTTTTGTTTATCGACTTTGCTCCGAGAAGAAATTAATATTGTAGGAGCCGGACGAACCGATACCGGAGTGCACGCCAAGAAAATGTACGCACATTTTGACTTTGATGGAAGCTTGACAGATGATTTTATCCGTAGACTAAACTCCTTTTTGCCCGAAGATATAAGCGTTACTTCTATTCATTGTGTGGCTCCAGAAGCACATGCACGTTTCGATGCGGTGAAAAGAACCTATCACTACCATATTTATACCCAAAAAAATCCATTTACTACGACAACTTCTTGGCAAATACGAAAACCATTGGATATAGAAAAAATGAACGAAGCTGCAAAATACTTGATAAAAAAAGCAGATTTTGGAAGTTTTGCAAAATTACACACCGACGTAAAAACCAATATTTGTACGGTTTATCGAGCAGAGTGGATCCAGATCGAGAAAGATTTTTTTTGTTTCGAGATTACAGCCGATCGTTTTTTACGCAACATGGTGCGCGCCATCGTGGGGACATTAGTAGAAGTTGGCTTGGGAAAAATAACTCCGTCCGATTTTAACAACATAATTGATAAAAAAGACCGTAAATTTGCAGCTGCTTCTGCCCCTCCACAAGGCCTTTTTTTGGTAGAAGTTCTTTATCCTGAAAACCTCTTTATATTATGA
- the rpsB gene encoding 30S ribosomal protein S2, with translation MAKINVKDLLNAGVHFGHLTRKWNPHMAPYIFMEKNGIHIIDLHKTAVKLDEASEALGKIAASGRKILFVATKKQAKDVVAKHAEEVNMPYITERWPGGMLTNFVTIRKAVKKMNSIDRMKKDGTFETLSKKERLQVDRQRAKLEKNLGSIADMTRLPSAVFVVDIVREHIAIAEAKKLGIPVFAMVDTNTDPRIVDYAIPANDDASKSIDIILSTVAESIKTGLSTRKAEKEKAKEDKEEGVEKTQEA, from the coding sequence ATGGCAAAAATAAATGTAAAAGACCTATTGAATGCAGGTGTGCATTTTGGTCACTTAACCAGAAAATGGAATCCACACATGGCTCCTTATATCTTTATGGAGAAAAATGGTATCCATATTATCGATCTTCACAAAACTGCAGTGAAGTTAGATGAAGCTTCGGAAGCATTGGGGAAAATCGCAGCATCAGGACGTAAAATTCTATTCGTTGCAACCAAAAAACAAGCAAAAGATGTAGTTGCTAAACATGCAGAAGAAGTAAACATGCCGTATATTACAGAACGTTGGCCTGGAGGTATGTTGACAAACTTTGTAACGATCCGTAAAGCAGTTAAAAAAATGAACTCTATTGACCGTATGAAAAAAGACGGTACTTTCGAAACTTTATCGAAAAAAGAAAGATTGCAAGTAGATCGTCAGCGTGCTAAGTTAGAGAAAAACTTAGGTTCTATCGCAGACATGACACGTCTACCTTCTGCAGTATTTGTAGTAGATATTGTACGTGAACATATTGCAATTGCAGAAGCTAAAAAATTAGGTATTCCAGTATTTGCGATGGTGGATACTAATACCGATCCGCGAATTGTAGATTACGCAATTCCTGCAAACGATGATGCTTCTAAATCTATTGATATTATTTTATCTACTGTAGCAGAATCTATCAAAACTGGTTTATCTACCCGTAAAGCAGAAAAAGAAAAAGCGAAAGAAGATAAAGAAGAAGGAGTAGAAAAAACACAAGAAGCTTAA